AGTATAGATATGAGGGGATGGTTCGGTACGACTTGAAGGAGATCGAAGAAAATAAAGATATAATTCCGATTCCAAGAGGTTACGAGGTGGAGGCATGCGTTGAATCTATAATTGCCCGAGCCTGCATGACTATTGAAATGCGAGAGGCATTAAAAGGTTCTAAAAATAAGTTTTAGAACTACTTCAAATTAAGAAACAGTGGAGGTAGCCTTGGACGAGAAGAATAAAGTCCAAGACTGCCGCTCCATTGAGTTAATACTTCTTCATAAAATGAACGACTTGATTATTCGGGAACTTCTTCTCTTCATCTGTTCATCTCATTGCGGAATTGAACAGCTAAATTGCGAGCAATCTGCGCATTGTCCATATCTACGTTATTGTAAAAACTATCCTGATTGCCCACGAAATCATATACATTGGCACTGCCTGCATCCAGTCTCACGTGGTATTCCGGATTGGAACGCCATGCTCCGACTCCTGTGTTTTCGTCATGTCCGTGAATCGTGACATGGGGATTGCCGCTCCCGTACATGATGCCGTCCGAAACCAATCCAAGCAAGGCGACGCCTCCGTTGAAATTGATTTGATCCGGCCAACCGTTACCGACATAATGTGCAAGCTCTCTAATGTACTCCGGGTTATTTAATCTGCGTGCAGCCAGCGCTGTCCAGGTCGCAGCGTCATTGCCATAATCATTATTGCCGAAATGTTGGGCAATCGCCAAGATGGAAGCAGCATTCCAACCAGGAATCTGCGCGAAAGAGATAGTATCGGCATGAGCATTGTTGCCCATGTATCCGGCCAACGTAATCCAATTGGCTGCGGTCAGCCCGTTGGCGTTATTGACGAATGCCTGCGCCAACGTTCCGATCTCAGCCGCGCCCCAATTGGCTAACTGGGCGAAAGCGATTGTATTTGCGTGCTGATTATTACCCAATATGCCAGCAACCGTCACCCATTCGGCTGCCGTCAGAGTGTTAGCATTGGCGGTAAAGGCTTGCGCCAATGCGATTATTGCGACCGAGTTCCAATTCGCAATTTGCGAGAATGCGACAGCGTCGGCAAAATTGTTGGCGGGAAAGCGGGCCGCAATGGTCGCCCACTGCTGCAGCGAAAGCCCGTTGGCATTTGCTGCGTAGGCTTGCAAAATCGAGTCGATACTAAGAAATGTCCAGGCGTTTAAGGAGGTCAATTGAATGACGCCTGCGGACTGTTGCTGACTAAGAGATATGTCGGGATGCTGCGTCAGAACCCCTATAATGGTCGCATAAGGTACATTGTTTTGCCTCATTTGCGCGGCGTAACCGACCGCTCTACCTAGCACAGGCTGTCTGTCGATTACTGGAAACATAGCAATTAACAATCCTCTTGCTTCTTGTGCAGACATTCCGGAATCAATTAAATTTTGCGCACTTGAGGCCAAAAATGGAGCATCGTTATAACTTCTTCCGTTTGCGATTATGGATTGAGTGATCAAATTGTACGAGCCAACACCAAGAACAAAATCGACCGCATTGCTCAGTTGGGCGACAGAGGCACTGGTCTGCTCTGCCTGCTCTTTTGGCTTCCGTTGCGCAAAGGAAGTCTCCTCGCTCTGTAGAGACATGGAAATAGCCCGTTGTCCTTGCTCGTCCGCTTCCCGCTCGAGCTCAGGATCGTCATTGATAGCTGTTCCTCCGACCTGAAGGCTAGGGGATACCCTGCCCTGCCGTTGCTGCACGATGTGCCACGCTTCGTGTGGCAGATGCTCCTCTTGACCGGGACCAATATGTACTTCATTTCCTTGGGCGTAGGCAAGTGCCTGCAGCTGTGCCGGTTTATCCGATCCATAATGAACCCTCACATCGGACAGATCTATTCCCGATAAGTTTTCTACTCCCGTTTTCAATTGTTCCGGCATACCCGTTTTATTTTCTTTTTTTTGAAGCGGTTCGTTCATTCGGGATTGCATGAGTTGAGTGACCGCTCGATTGCCTACTGTCTTTTGCAGTAGCGAAATATGTGCCGGACTAATGGGCGTTGATGGAGATAAAGCTCTTTGCAGTTGAAAATTTGATGTAGGGGCGTGTGTCCGAATTTCTTCGGGTGATTTGTTAGATGCATCTTCGGGTTTATTTTTAATAGAGTGTGCGGGATGATCCATTTTCAAATATGCCTCCCTAATTAGAATGAAACTATTATAATTAGATTCGACAAATTAGCAAATATTTCCTTTGTATCAGTTTTAGAGAGACATTTGACTTTGATCACCCTCAGTACGAGTTCGCATTCGCATCGTCGAGCCCTCGACACAAGCAAGATTGCCTACTGGGACCAGGAAGCACTGACGTTTCATTTGCTCATTCAAGGGATGTTTCCTTATCTAAGGCGACGGCATATCTAATTACTGTTTTCGTGTCATTATATCCCATTAGAGCTGCCAGTTCTTCTAAAGGTGTGCCTGTCCGCAAAAGTTTCATAGCATATGTGTGACGCAATTTTATCGGCGTACCTACTAAACCAACTTTCTCGAAATGTTCTGTTACTAGACCAGTTGTTGACCTTTGAGAATAGGGTTTCGTTCTATCTCCGAAAGTAAGTGGAATAAATAAATACCCATCGTTATCTCTGGACCATTCGTTACAACCAGAGTAATTCAAATAATCAATAATGGTATCTTTAAGAGAATCACTCATAGGTACTTTTCTAGTTTCAGCAGACTCTCTAATGGGCAATGTAATAAGATTATTCTCGATATCAAAGTCACGGACCTTAACTTGTGATAGTTCTCCTGAAAGACAACCGGTCTCAAGGAAGAATTTTATTATAGCGTGACGTTTAGGGCCCGTCAGTTCAGCGTAATACTCTCTAGGATTCAGAAGTTTGGCAACTTCGCTTTCAGTAAAATATTCGATTTCGTGCAGTTCAACTTGTTTGGGATCAATTCCGTTTTTGATGTAAGTTATTGCAAGGTCACTCTTATTTACAAATTGAAAAATCAAATTAATAAGCGCTCGATAGAACTTGATCGTATTATTTTTAGCGTTTGGGATCGTTCGCATAAACTCATCGAAGATCTCTTCATTGAGATACTCTAAGTTAAGGTTCTCTCGTCCAGTTTCAGCTAAGAATTTGAGTATTTTTTCAAGATTCTGTATATACGATGTTACAGTTTTTTTAGATAATTCACTTCGTTCCCCACGTTGCAACGTATATGACTTGAATTTTTGAATCACTTTGATTGCATGAAGTGATTCTTCCTCGTTCTCTCCTGAATTTTGATTCTCTCGACGAATAATAATTTCTCCTGTTACGGCGTCAAAATGAAATCCCAGGAGGTCATTTACAGATAGTCCGGACTCCTCCCATATAGCGGGAGGGACAGGTATTTGAAAAAATTCGCAAATACGTTCCCCAGTTAGAAACTCACGATTGTCCATACAATTCCTGTTCCTCTCTATTTTACGTAATGATAGTAGTCGTAAAACGTCGTCGTCGGCGTGACAATCAAGCTGCACGTCGTTCAAATCGTGTCATATTGTTCTGCATTAGTCTGAAAAAAATCTTCTATAACGAATTTCAGTTTCAGCTCTGTGAAAGAGACTGTGACATTACCAATGATCTTACGATCACTAAGAAATCTTGCATAACCAGCGATCAGTGCCCCATCTCCGAGTAAAATCTGTTCATCGCAATCACACTTTTGCACAGAGACATCCGTAACGTACAAGGTCCCCCCGTCAAATTGGCGTATATTTGTTGACGTCTTTGTTTCGATCTGTTGATTACACTGGTTACATTGCAACATAGGTTCTCCCTCAATCTCCGAGTGTTTATTTTAATGCAAGAAGTAGGCAAGAAGCCAGAGCATCATTAAGTGCACCGGATAAAAGCTCCTCCAGAGCCACGAAGGAACTTTAAACTTAGGTGAAATCTCTGCTTTACTGAGAGGTACCCAAGCCAGCGCGAGTGTTGGAATGATACTCCACACCTGTAAAGGCATATGAAAAGCAAACCAAGCAAAAATATTGATTAGAATATGTAAAAAAATCGCTTCAAACCCACGTGTATAACGGTAAATTGCGACTAGCAACAACGCATATGATCCGTAATCAGTTCCTGAAATATCAAGCAGCAGCC
This portion of the Paenibacillus sp. V4I7 genome encodes:
- a CDS encoding DUF4157 domain-containing protein, with protein sequence MDHPAHSIKNKPEDASNKSPEEIRTHAPTSNFQLQRALSPSTPISPAHISLLQKTVGNRAVTQLMQSRMNEPLQKKENKTGMPEQLKTGVENLSGIDLSDVRVHYGSDKPAQLQALAYAQGNEVHIGPGQEEHLPHEAWHIVQQRQGRVSPSLQVGGTAINDDPELEREADEQGQRAISMSLQSEETSFAQRKPKEQAEQTSASVAQLSNAVDFVLGVGSYNLITQSIIANGRSYNDAPFLASSAQNLIDSGMSAQEARGLLIAMFPVIDRQPVLGRAVGYAAQMRQNNVPYATIIGVLTQHPDISLSQQQSAGVIQLTSLNAWTFLSIDSILQAYAANANGLSLQQWATIAARFPANNFADAVAFSQIANWNSVAIIALAQAFTANANTLTAAEWVTVAGILGNNQHANTIAFAQLANWGAAEIGTLAQAFVNNANGLTAANWITLAGYMGNNAHADTISFAQIPGWNAASILAIAQHFGNNDYGNDAATWTALAARRLNNPEYIRELAHYVGNGWPDQINFNGGVALLGLVSDGIMYGSGNPHVTIHGHDENTGVGAWRSNPEYHVRLDAGSANVYDFVGNQDSFYNNVDMDNAQIARNLAVQFRNEMNR
- a CDS encoding site-specific integrase, producing the protein MDNREFLTGERICEFFQIPVPPAIWEESGLSVNDLLGFHFDAVTGEIIIRRENQNSGENEEESLHAIKVIQKFKSYTLQRGERSELSKKTVTSYIQNLEKILKFLAETGRENLNLEYLNEEIFDEFMRTIPNAKNNTIKFYRALINLIFQFVNKSDLAITYIKNGIDPKQVELHEIEYFTESEVAKLLNPREYYAELTGPKRHAIIKFFLETGCLSGELSQVKVRDFDIENNLITLPIRESAETRKVPMSDSLKDTIIDYLNYSGCNEWSRDNDGYLFIPLTFGDRTKPYSQRSTTGLVTEHFEKVGLVGTPIKLRHTYAMKLLRTGTPLEELAALMGYNDTKTVIRYAVALDKETSLE